A genomic region of Runella rosea contains the following coding sequences:
- a CDS encoding bile acid:sodium symporter family protein, with protein sequence MKESLAALDYIRLDFSAESSATINVALALIMFGVALDIKPEHFKNLIQNPRQLIAGVLSQAILLPAATFGLVMALGDNITVGVALGMILVAACPGGNISNFITSFAKGNVALAVSLTAISTILAVVMTPFNFTFWGNMYAQANSLVRPIELDWRELLKSVMMILGLPMALGMLCSVYLPRLAERLIKPLRQASLVFFIVLVVVAFTKNFDIFINHITYVFLLVLIHNGIALGMGYLTATVFGLSETNRRTLSIETGIHNSGLGLALLFNPAVFPPDLPLGGMAIVAGWWSIWHIVSGTTLAFYWQRKSTLVGVKD encoded by the coding sequence ATGAAAGAATCTTTAGCGGCGCTGGACTACATCCGCCTCGATTTTTCGGCCGAAAGCTCGGCCACCATCAACGTGGCGCTCGCGCTGATTATGTTTGGTGTGGCGCTGGACATCAAACCCGAACATTTCAAAAACCTCATTCAAAATCCCCGTCAACTGATTGCGGGTGTGTTGAGCCAAGCCATATTATTACCCGCCGCCACCTTTGGTCTGGTGATGGCCCTGGGCGACAATATCACCGTGGGCGTGGCCTTGGGAATGATTTTGGTGGCCGCCTGTCCGGGCGGCAATATTTCCAATTTCATCACTTCTTTTGCCAAAGGCAACGTAGCGCTGGCCGTCAGCCTAACGGCCATCAGTACGATTTTGGCGGTGGTTATGACGCCCTTTAACTTCACATTCTGGGGCAACATGTACGCGCAAGCTAACTCGCTTGTGCGGCCCATCGAACTGGACTGGCGGGAGTTGCTCAAATCGGTCATGATGATTTTGGGACTGCCGATGGCGCTCGGAATGCTTTGCTCAGTTTATTTGCCCCGACTCGCGGAGCGCCTCATCAAACCCCTGCGGCAGGCTTCGTTGGTATTTTTTATCGTTTTGGTGGTGGTGGCTTTCACCAAAAATTTCGACATTTTCATCAATCACATCACCTACGTTTTTCTATTGGTGCTGATTCACAACGGCATCGCGCTGGGCATGGGGTACCTGACCGCTACGGTATTTGGTCTTTCAGAAACCAACCGCCGCACGCTCAGCATCGAAACTGGCATCCACAACTCGGGCTTAGGACTCGCGTTGCTTTTTAACCCCGCCGTTTTTCCACCCGATTTGCCGCTGGGCGGCATGGCCATCGTAGCGGGCTGGTGGAGTATCTGGCACATTGTATCAGGCACGACCTTGGCGTTTTATTGGCAACGAAAAAGTACGTTGGTGGGTGTGAAGGATTAG
- a CDS encoding trimeric intracellular cation channel family protein: MQLPYYIDMIGVLVFAISGALAASDKKMYQDLFGVFFTGFISAIGGGTLRDVTLGVYPLAWVKDMNYLIFITLGVIITVLFKRVIFRLHKVIFLLDTVGIGVYTILGVQKSLQYGVNPFAAIILGMVSAVFGGVIRDTLINELPLIFQKEIYATACMAGAVVFVLLDYYDFHSDWNAIGCVLLIIIVRLFAVKYRLSLPKIDL, from the coding sequence ATGCAGCTCCCTTACTATATTGATATGATTGGCGTATTGGTATTTGCCATATCGGGCGCCTTGGCGGCTTCCGATAAGAAAATGTACCAAGACCTGTTCGGCGTATTTTTTACGGGATTTATCTCGGCCATTGGCGGCGGCACCCTCCGCGACGTCACGCTGGGCGTGTATCCACTGGCGTGGGTGAAAGACATGAATTACTTGATTTTTATTACGTTGGGGGTCATCATTACGGTACTTTTTAAGCGCGTCATTTTTCGGTTGCATAAAGTCATTTTTCTGCTCGACACCGTTGGCATTGGCGTCTACACGATTTTGGGCGTGCAAAAATCCCTGCAATACGGCGTCAATCCTTTTGCGGCCATTATATTAGGAATGGTGTCTGCGGTCTTTGGCGGTGTCATTCGCGACACCCTCATCAACGAACTCCCCCTGATTTTCCAAAAAGAAATCTACGCCACAGCCTGCATGGCGGGGGCAGTCGTCTTTGTTTTACTGGATTACTACGATTTTCATTCCGATTGGAATGCGATTGGATGCGTATTATTGATTATTATTGTTCGGTTATTCGCCGTAAAGTACCGTTTGTCTTTGCCCAAAATTGACCTGTAA
- a CDS encoding DUF6454 family protein has protein sequence MKYFVLIFGLFYNLFAKAQLVEKLTQLRPDSPWKLTSSVRLQFPSFHPQGMVKIGNFFYLSSVEVTRKRQDNDGGAGLGHLFKFDATGKLIASITLGEGLIYHPGGIDFDGKHIWVPVAEYRADSRAVIYKVDPDTMKAIEVMRVDDHLGGIVHDTEAHTLNAVSWGSRRFYQWEMSSITAVSPKQLRVDNPAFYVDYQDCHYIGQRKMLCGGLKKYKTAPDAVAFALGGLEVVDLKDNRPVHQVPLLLWSPTGAPMTNNPFWMESTATGLRGYFVPDDDAASTLFVYETDLK, from the coding sequence ATGAAGTACTTTGTGTTGATCTTTGGCTTGTTTTATAACCTTTTTGCGAAGGCGCAATTGGTTGAAAAACTCACCCAACTTCGCCCTGATTCGCCGTGGAAATTAACTTCTTCGGTGCGGCTTCAATTTCCGAGTTTTCATCCGCAAGGGATGGTCAAAATCGGAAATTTTTTTTACCTGAGTTCGGTAGAAGTCACCCGTAAACGGCAAGACAACGACGGAGGCGCGGGCCTCGGCCACCTTTTTAAGTTTGACGCCACGGGCAAATTAATTGCTTCCATTACCTTGGGAGAGGGTTTAATATACCATCCTGGCGGGATAGATTTTGACGGAAAACACATCTGGGTTCCGGTGGCAGAATACCGGGCCGACAGTCGGGCGGTAATTTATAAAGTAGACCCTGACACAATGAAAGCCATTGAAGTGATGCGGGTGGATGATCACCTTGGGGGCATCGTCCACGATACCGAAGCCCATACCCTGAACGCGGTAAGTTGGGGTTCGCGCCGCTTTTATCAATGGGAAATGTCGTCAATTACCGCCGTTTCACCCAAGCAGTTGCGGGTAGATAATCCCGCCTTTTACGTTGATTATCAGGATTGTCACTACATCGGACAACGTAAAATGCTTTGCGGTGGGCTGAAAAAATACAAAACCGCTCCCGACGCGGTTGCTTTTGCGTTGGGTGGTTTGGAAGTAGTAGATTTGAAAGACAACCGTCCTGTACATCAGGTACCGTTGCTGCTGTGGTCGCCCACGGGTGCGCCCATGACCAACAATCCTTTTTGGATGGAATCAACCGCTACGGGACTACGCGGGTATTTTGTGCCCGATGATGATGCCGCTTCGACGCTGTTTGTGTACGAGACCGACTTGAAATGA
- a CDS encoding serine hydrolase domain-containing protein: MKTSSFNTLIVAIIVSIFCISCEKINETVPVAECRKGDTNHPRASRYQKMIDDLLKTGVTGVSATVISPEGTWSLSGGKADLGNNVPVTPCHTLRIGSISKLFTSVTILKLQEEGVLNINDKLTKYIPERITKEIANANEVTLKQLLNHTSGIPEYLGLNTILNILNLSVAKKSAEESLHFIYGQKADFEPGKGQNYSNSNYLLLSLVIQYATGKSAYQVVTEKVIRPLRLENTFADTKLPATLIRGYYDTFDNDFMKDLTEIDNAAVGGEGMLDGGLISNSYDLATFLHTLKTGQVLTASSMAQFENFIDITQELPDDLKYIKQYGLGLMKIETDHGVGVGHSGHVHCFWGTVYHFPQQKVTVAVLTNGYSTKIRKALESKNLFNYLFEDK; the protein is encoded by the coding sequence ATGAAAACATCCTCGTTTAATACCCTCATAGTTGCCATAATTGTCTCTATTTTCTGCATTTCTTGCGAAAAAATCAACGAAACGGTGCCCGTTGCGGAATGCCGCAAAGGAGATACCAATCACCCACGGGCTAGTCGTTACCAAAAAATGATTGATGACTTGCTTAAAACGGGCGTAACGGGCGTGAGCGCCACGGTGATTTCACCCGAAGGGACGTGGAGTTTGAGTGGCGGAAAGGCCGATTTGGGCAACAACGTCCCCGTGACACCCTGCCATACGTTACGCATTGGCAGCATTTCCAAACTTTTTACCTCCGTCACCATTCTCAAACTACAGGAAGAAGGCGTGTTGAACATCAATGATAAGTTAACGAAATACATTCCTGAACGTATCACCAAGGAGATTGCCAATGCCAACGAAGTAACCCTCAAACAACTCCTGAATCACACTTCGGGGATTCCTGAATACTTGGGATTGAATACGATACTCAACATCCTGAATCTGTCGGTCGCGAAAAAATCAGCCGAAGAAAGTCTGCACTTTATTTACGGCCAAAAAGCGGATTTTGAGCCGGGCAAAGGTCAAAATTATTCTAATTCCAACTACCTGTTACTTTCGCTGGTGATTCAATATGCAACGGGTAAAAGTGCCTATCAAGTTGTAACCGAAAAGGTAATTCGCCCGTTGCGTTTGGAAAACACTTTTGCCGACACAAAGCTCCCCGCCACTTTGATCAGAGGATATTACGACACTTTTGACAACGACTTTATGAAAGACCTCACCGAAATCGACAATGCCGCCGTAGGTGGAGAAGGAATGCTGGATGGCGGGTTGATTTCCAATTCGTACGATTTGGCCACGTTTTTACATACCTTAAAAACGGGTCAAGTCTTAACGGCAAGTTCAATGGCCCAATTTGAGAACTTCATCGACATCACACAGGAATTGCCCGACGACCTAAAATATATCAAGCAATACGGCCTCGGGCTGATGAAAATCGAAACTGATCACGGCGTTGGTGTAGGTCACAGCGGCCATGTTCATTGTTTTTGGGGAACGGTTTATCATTTTCCCCAACAAAAAGTAACGGTGGCGGTACTGACCAACGGCTATTCGACAAAAATCCGCAAAGCGCTGGAAAGCAAGAACCTTTTTAACTATCTTTTTGAAGACAAATAG
- a CDS encoding 3-keto-disaccharide hydrolase has translation MLVVGLAFPVVAQVGVGVKAPKKAEVYFDGSRKMLDEKWTYWDGPRLAATLPIKWFIVNDPVDKGTVVNTNDPAAAGGKYGAADIVTKEKFKDFRLHVEFYISKPGGNSGVYLQNRYEIQVLDGDTTSHGMAAVINETPSPYYAYNGVGKWNAYDIMFRAARFKDGKLVEKPLVTIYFNGKKVHKNQRISQVWGGPNSGIDGGNDGGKGITDVPGGLKLQAEGHDVLYRNIWIQKMDITEANTDF, from the coding sequence ATGCTTGTGGTTGGCTTGGCGTTTCCCGTGGTTGCCCAAGTAGGAGTCGGGGTAAAAGCCCCCAAAAAAGCCGAAGTGTATTTTGACGGGTCCCGCAAAATGCTCGATGAAAAATGGACGTATTGGGATGGCCCGCGCTTGGCCGCGACGCTCCCCATCAAGTGGTTTATTGTCAATGACCCCGTCGATAAAGGAACGGTCGTCAATACCAATGACCCTGCCGCAGCGGGTGGAAAATACGGCGCAGCCGACATTGTGACCAAAGAAAAATTCAAGGATTTTCGCCTTCATGTGGAGTTTTACATCAGTAAACCTGGTGGCAACAGCGGTGTGTATCTCCAAAATCGCTACGAAATTCAAGTATTAGACGGTGATACTACCTCGCATGGCATGGCGGCGGTCATCAACGAAACGCCTTCCCCTTATTATGCTTATAACGGCGTAGGAAAATGGAACGCCTACGATATTATGTTTAGGGCGGCGCGTTTTAAAGATGGAAAGCTGGTTGAAAAACCGCTGGTAACCATCTATTTTAATGGTAAAAAAGTACACAAGAACCAACGCATAAGTCAAGTGTGGGGCGGCCCGAACTCGGGCATTGATGGGGGTAACGATGGAGGTAAAGGCATTACCGACGTACCGGGCGGTCTAAAATTACAGGCCGAAGGCCACGACGTGCTTTACCGCAACATCTGGATTCAGAAAATGGACATTACCGAAGCAAATACCGATTTTTAG
- a CDS encoding NADAR family protein: MTTHYDINWLTEQFESGDTLKYIFFWGYTNKNNEEVGKFCFSQWFESPFTVDNITYMTAEHWMMAQKALVFNDKNIFEKIIRSNNPAEAKELGRQVKGYNDQTWNEMKFEIVRLGNIHKFNQHPKFADYLLKTENRILVEASPIDTIWGIGLSQESKDIEYIYAWRGQNLFGFALMETRDFLKAFGHFKALQYSIQPPWTKFPNIDSNDMFWRMGKGENYLFEFSKFYHSLTDREKTIYKLSNPQPYEWTGFYD; encoded by the coding sequence ATGACGACACACTACGACATAAATTGGTTGACAGAACAATTTGAAAGTGGCGACACTTTGAAATATATCTTCTTTTGGGGATATACGAACAAAAATAATGAAGAAGTTGGCAAATTTTGTTTTAGCCAGTGGTTTGAAAGTCCATTTACGGTTGACAATATAACTTATATGACGGCTGAACATTGGATGATGGCTCAAAAAGCGCTTGTGTTTAATGACAAAAATATTTTTGAGAAGATTATTAGAAGTAACAACCCAGCAGAGGCAAAAGAACTTGGACGACAAGTTAAAGGTTATAACGACCAGACTTGGAACGAAATGAAATTTGAAATTGTGAGACTTGGTAACATCCATAAATTCAATCAACATCCTAAATTTGCAGATTATCTTTTGAAGACAGAAAACAGAATATTAGTCGAAGCAAGTCCAATTGACACTATTTGGGGAATTGGACTTTCACAAGAAAGTAAAGACATAGAATATATATATGCTTGGCGTGGACAAAATTTGTTTGGCTTTGCTTTAATGGAGACAAGAGACTTTTTAAAAGCATTCGGACATTTCAAAGCTCTTCAATACTCAATTCAACCTCCTTGGACAAAATTTCCCAATATTGACAGCAACGATATGTTTTGGAGAATGGGAAAAGGAGAAAATTATTTATTTGAATTTAGTAAGTTTTATCACAGTTTGACCGACAGAGAAAAAACGATTTACAAACTGTCCAATCCCCAACCGTATGAATGGACAGGGTTTTACGACTGA
- a CDS encoding helix-turn-helix domain-containing protein has protein sequence MIYVIGISIAFFLSFLLITKKGRTSADTFLAVWMGITGFHLFLFYHNSITKTYLYPDLLGLEIPLPLLHGPFLYLYTTTLIHPDRLKTYRWMVHFVPSLLVYLYLMPFFTSTASQKIAVYEHEGQGYQGFMSILLVFISIAGVLYVFFSNRQLRRYRLHLLNQFSYQEKINLNWLRYLFLWMGLLWLIIILRGNDQIIFTTVVFFVLFIGYFGIRQVGLFSVHSSEIEEKKTTLTLNENTKKYEKSGLSDEMAEHIYVRLTEAMHEKKLFTNAELSLADLAFHLSVHPNYLSQVINTFEEKSFFDYINALRIEEFKRLADQPENQKYTLLGLAYDCGFNSKTSFNRNFKKATGLAPSEYLKQTEATFA, from the coding sequence ATGATTTATGTAATTGGGATAAGCATCGCCTTTTTTCTTTCGTTTCTTTTAATCACCAAAAAGGGCAGAACGTCGGCCGATACATTTTTGGCCGTCTGGATGGGCATCACGGGGTTTCATCTTTTTCTGTTTTACCACAACAGCATTACTAAAACCTACCTTTATCCTGATTTACTGGGGTTGGAAATTCCCCTACCTCTGCTGCACGGCCCTTTTCTTTACCTCTACACCACCACCCTGATCCACCCAGACCGTTTGAAAACCTACCGATGGATGGTTCATTTTGTGCCTAGTTTGCTGGTTTATCTTTACCTGATGCCATTTTTCACCTCAACAGCCTCCCAAAAAATCGCCGTTTACGAACACGAAGGACAGGGCTACCAAGGGTTTATGTCCATTTTGTTGGTATTTATCAGCATAGCGGGTGTTTTGTACGTATTTTTTTCCAACCGACAGCTCCGTCGCTACAGATTGCACCTGCTCAATCAATTTTCGTATCAGGAAAAAATCAACTTGAATTGGCTGCGTTACCTTTTTTTATGGATGGGACTCCTGTGGCTGATTATCATCCTTCGCGGCAACGACCAAATCATCTTTACGACCGTCGTCTTTTTTGTCTTGTTTATCGGCTATTTCGGCATCCGACAAGTGGGGCTTTTTTCGGTACATTCGAGTGAAATCGAAGAAAAAAAAACAACACTTACCCTCAACGAAAACACTAAGAAATACGAAAAATCAGGTTTAAGCGACGAAATGGCCGAACACATTTATGTACGACTTACCGAGGCGATGCATGAAAAAAAGTTATTTACCAACGCCGAATTATCGCTCGCCGATTTGGCCTTTCACTTGAGCGTTCATCCCAACTATCTATCGCAAGTCATCAACACATTTGAGGAAAAAAGCTTCTTTGATTACATCAATGCCCTGCGGATTGAAGAGTTTAAACGACTGGCCGACCAGCCCGAAAATCAAAAATACACGCTATTGGGCTTGGCCTACGACTGCGGGTTTAATTCAAAAACGTCGTTTAACCGAAATTTCAAAAAAGCGACGGGACTCGCACCTTCAGAGTATCTAAAGCAGACAGAGGCGACATTTGCCTAA
- a CDS encoding outer membrane beta-barrel family protein produces the protein MKTFTSLVAAMLLLSTSLFAQSPVRGKVSGEIREINGKALPFATVLLLKAKDSTLVKGAITSETGYYEVENVPEGSYLIGANMVGFQKTYSAPFSVSAAAATVQVPALQMTETSQTLDEVKVISKKPFVEQQIDRMVVNVENSVVSAGGTALEVLEKAPGVTIDRQNDRLQLKGRQGVMVMIDGKLQQISMQDLMNMLQSMPSDNVEKIELITNPPAKYDAAGNSGLINIVLKKNKNFGTNGNYTLSAGVGRYEKLNGSIGLNHRTAKINSFANVSLFHARFQNTQDIDRTIAYKDQITYLDQNSPRVGNPQNLSFRAGVDYFVTKKTTVGILATGFLNQFKMNGISSTDFYDKNRTLTGRFATDAYNHNKLNNFTGNLNLKHDFGNGRELSADADYSVFDGNSGNDLNTNYYDAKDVLTSKEIVRNIMPSTIGIAAAKVDYIHPLKKGKFEAGAKSSLVNSDNDMRFETQVDKQWILDPSRSNRFKYTENINAVYSNYSTKLDKKTQLQLGLRVEHTHSKGNSVTLNNIVDRNYVNAFPSVFVSRQLDTNNVLNVSFSRRIDRPNYRNLNPFQFFLDPLTFQQGNPNLRPQFTNSFQVTHVFKGMFSTTLGYSRINDVIADQIPKQIAEENKTYVTTENLDHQDSYNATFSIPVTVSKWWTMQNNVSAFYNRYRSFYYGADLDLGQFGATVFVTNNFTLPKGYTAELSGFWNSPTQYNILQAKAQGQISAGFAKSLWNRKASLRLNVQDIFFLNRFAGTVKYQDLNFRVNSRWESRQVRLSFTYRFGNQNVKAARQRSTSTEDLRNRANSGQ, from the coding sequence ATGAAAACTTTTACGAGTTTGGTTGCAGCTATGTTGCTGCTTTCTACTTCATTATTTGCCCAAAGCCCCGTTCGGGGGAAGGTATCGGGCGAAATCCGTGAAATAAACGGAAAAGCCCTCCCATTTGCCACGGTTTTATTGCTCAAAGCAAAGGACTCCACGCTCGTAAAAGGAGCTATTACGAGCGAAACGGGTTATTATGAAGTCGAAAACGTGCCCGAGGGTAGTTATTTGATTGGGGCCAACATGGTTGGATTTCAAAAAACGTATTCAGCTCCCTTTTCGGTTTCGGCCGCCGCTGCCACCGTTCAGGTGCCAGCACTTCAGATGACCGAAACTTCACAAACCCTGGACGAGGTGAAAGTGATTTCCAAGAAACCTTTTGTGGAACAGCAGATTGACCGGATGGTGGTCAACGTTGAAAACAGCGTCGTATCGGCAGGGGGAACTGCCTTGGAAGTGTTGGAAAAAGCACCTGGCGTAACGATTGACCGCCAAAATGACCGTTTGCAATTGAAAGGCCGTCAGGGAGTGATGGTGATGATTGACGGAAAATTGCAGCAGATTTCGATGCAAGACCTCATGAACATGCTCCAAAGTATGCCCAGCGACAACGTTGAAAAAATTGAATTGATTACCAATCCACCCGCCAAATACGATGCCGCGGGCAATTCGGGCTTGATTAACATTGTGTTGAAGAAAAACAAAAACTTCGGCACCAACGGAAACTATACCCTCAGCGCGGGGGTGGGAAGATACGAAAAGCTGAACGGCTCGATTGGACTCAATCACCGCACGGCCAAAATTAACTCATTTGCCAACGTGAGTCTCTTTCATGCCCGTTTTCAAAACACGCAGGACATTGACCGGACCATTGCATACAAAGACCAAATTACCTATTTGGACCAAAACAGCCCCCGCGTAGGTAATCCCCAAAACCTGAGTTTTAGGGCAGGAGTGGATTATTTTGTGACCAAGAAAACTACCGTCGGTATCTTGGCAACGGGCTTTTTGAATCAGTTCAAAATGAACGGAATTTCAAGTACGGATTTTTACGACAAAAATCGTACGCTGACGGGCCGTTTTGCCACCGATGCCTACAACCATAATAAGTTGAATAACTTCACGGGCAACCTCAATTTGAAGCATGATTTTGGGAACGGTCGCGAATTGAGCGCCGATGCCGACTACTCGGTTTTTGACGGAAATTCGGGTAACGACCTCAATACCAATTATTATGATGCGAAAGATGTGCTTACGAGCAAAGAAATTGTGCGCAACATCATGCCTTCAACCATCGGTATTGCTGCCGCGAAAGTAGACTATATCCATCCCCTCAAAAAGGGTAAATTTGAAGCCGGGGCCAAAAGTAGTTTGGTAAATTCAGACAACGATATGCGTTTTGAGACGCAAGTGGATAAGCAGTGGATTTTGGACCCTTCGCGCTCTAATCGTTTTAAATACACCGAAAATATCAACGCAGTTTACTCCAATTACAGCACAAAACTTGATAAAAAAACGCAGTTGCAATTGGGATTGCGCGTGGAACATACGCACTCAAAAGGAAATTCAGTTACGCTCAACAACATCGTAGACCGTAATTATGTCAACGCCTTTCCCAGTGTGTTTGTGTCGCGTCAGTTGGATACCAACAACGTACTGAACGTGTCGTTTAGTCGTCGAATCGACCGTCCGAACTACCGCAATTTGAATCCTTTCCAGTTCTTTTTAGATCCGTTGACCTTCCAACAAGGAAACCCGAATTTGCGTCCGCAGTTTACCAATTCGTTTCAGGTAACGCACGTGTTTAAGGGGATGTTCTCGACCACGTTGGGTTACAGCCGCATCAACGACGTCATTGCCGACCAGATTCCGAAGCAGATTGCCGAAGAAAATAAAACCTACGTTACCACCGAAAACCTTGATCATCAGGATAGTTACAACGCCACGTTCAGTATTCCCGTTACCGTCAGTAAATGGTGGACGATGCAAAACAACGTGAGTGCGTTTTATAACCGCTACCGTTCGTTCTACTACGGTGCCGACTTGGATTTGGGTCAATTTGGAGCGACGGTATTTGTGACCAACAATTTTACGCTTCCCAAGGGTTACACGGCGGAATTGAGCGGATTCTGGAATTCACCAACGCAGTATAACATCCTCCAAGCCAAAGCACAGGGGCAAATCAGTGCGGGTTTTGCCAAATCACTTTGGAATCGGAAGGCATCGTTACGTCTGAACGTTCAAGATATTTTCTTTCTGAATCGTTTTGCGGGAACTGTCAAATACCAAGACTTAAATTTCCGCGTCAATTCGCGTTGGGAAAGCCGTCAGGTACGCTTGTCGTTTACGTATCGATTTGGAAATCAGAATGTTAAAGCCGCCCGTCAGCGGAGCACAAGTACCGAAGATTTGCGTAACCGCGCTAATTCTGGTCAGTAA
- a CDS encoding 1-acyl-sn-glycerol-3-phosphate acyltransferase — translation MFNNLFFYHALRSYIRFWHNVIFYRKVEIKNFPTDLAPNTPILIITNHQNTLMDALAVVLNVGARQPYFLTRADIFKKDFVRKLLMYLKMLPVYRLRDGMDEMQQNDEIFQMCVNILGAGGTLAAFPEGNHGVQYHLRPFKKGLARIAFKAETAHDWNLNLQILPCGLYYTNCQKMGEKLVVNFGEPFSVRDFKAEYEQNQPRSLTQLTKRMSDEIKSKILHFDDLPHHDTLKWLTDNEIRKDGDLMDNVLNKAKGLEQLRQLNAETYNKRLEETKNLKHTLSKRGIEAEIYGQPKPSVFALVSQTLGLLLCAPVALYGWLNSVIPYSIPFYVTKKLKDKQFSSAIRLVLFALITFPFVWLIQWGIVLGFTDLKTSALYTLSLPFTGYFAHRWARWWSETLQLWKLRS, via the coding sequence ATGTTTAATAATCTTTTTTTCTATCACGCTCTTCGCTCTTATATTCGATTTTGGCACAATGTTATCTTTTACCGTAAAGTAGAAATCAAGAATTTCCCAACAGACCTTGCTCCCAATACCCCGATTTTAATCATCACCAATCACCAAAATACGCTAATGGACGCCTTGGCGGTGGTGCTGAATGTGGGCGCTCGTCAACCCTATTTTTTAACGCGCGCCGATATTTTCAAAAAAGATTTTGTTCGAAAACTGCTCATGTACCTAAAAATGCTGCCCGTGTACCGCCTGCGCGACGGCATGGATGAAATGCAGCAAAACGACGAGATTTTTCAAATGTGCGTCAATATTCTTGGTGCTGGTGGTACGTTGGCGGCGTTTCCCGAAGGCAATCACGGAGTACAGTACCACCTGCGACCGTTCAAAAAAGGCTTGGCCCGCATTGCATTTAAGGCCGAAACGGCCCACGATTGGAACCTCAACCTGCAAATTCTCCCCTGCGGTCTGTATTACACAAACTGCCAGAAAATGGGCGAAAAATTGGTCGTTAATTTTGGAGAACCCTTCAGCGTCCGCGACTTTAAGGCAGAATACGAGCAAAACCAACCCCGCTCCCTGACCCAACTCACGAAGCGCATGTCGGACGAAATCAAGAGCAAGATACTGCATTTTGACGACCTACCCCACCACGACACACTCAAGTGGCTGACCGATAACGAGATACGAAAAGACGGGGATTTGATGGATAACGTACTCAACAAAGCCAAAGGACTGGAACAACTACGCCAACTCAATGCCGAAACCTACAACAAGCGACTGGAAGAAACCAAAAACCTAAAGCATACTTTATCCAAACGGGGCATCGAAGCCGAAATTTACGGGCAACCCAAACCTTCCGTTTTTGCCTTGGTTTCACAAACCTTGGGTTTGCTGCTCTGCGCTCCCGTGGCGCTGTATGGCTGGCTCAATAGCGTTATACCGTATTCTATTCCGTTTTATGTTACCAAAAAACTCAAAGACAAACAGTTTTCGAGCGCCATCCGCCTTGTGCTGTTTGCCCTCATTACCTTCCCGTTTGTGTGGCTGATTCAATGGGGCATTGTTTTGGGTTTCACCGATTTAAAAACTTCCGCGTTGTACACGCTTTCGCTGCCTTTTACGGGTTATTTTGCGCACCGATGGGCGCGCTGGTGGAGCGAAACGCTGCAGTTATGGAAACTCCGTTCGTAA